In Syntrophotaleaceae bacterium, the DNA window TCCGGGAGGATCTTTGGTACCGCATCGCCGTTTTTGTTATTCCCATCCCGCCTTTGCGCGAACGTAGAGAGGATATCCCTGCCCTTGCCACTCATTTTGCGCTCGGTGCCGCCAAGAGACTCGGGGCCCCGCCACTTATCCCGACCAGTGAAGACATGCAGTACCTCATGAACTACCCCTGGCCTGGAAACATCCGTGAACTTGCAGCTGTGATTGAAAGGGCAGCCATCCTGGGCAATGGCAGCTGTCTAAAAATAAGACAAGCTTTAGGCAGTGAATTTTGCCCTCACCTGGAGGATCCCTTCGCCACGACCCAACCGACAGTTCATACAGCGAAAATCGAAACACTCGACCAGGCGATGGCCAGACATATCAAAACCGCCCTGCAGAAGACGGCAGGTCGCATCGACGGGCCCAGCGGTGCGGCCGGATTGTTGTCTATCAACCCCAGTACATTGAGAGCGCGAATGCGAAAACTAGGTATTGCAGGGAAGAATAACAGACAGGCAGGTCAGCGGCAGGAAGAATTTTGAAAGAATGATGGTTTTAAAATTTCCAGATCAGTGGAATGATGCCAATGGCGACGGCCATGAACAATAGGTTTAAGGGAATGCCTACCCGCAGAAAATCCTTGAAGCGATAGCCCCCAGGACCATAGACCATCAGATTGGTCTGGTATCCGATGGGGGTGGAGAAGCTGGCAGATGCCCCTATGGCGACGGCAATCACAAAAGGCATCGGGTCAAATCCAGACTGACCGGCTGCAGCTATTGCAATGGGGAATACCAGGGCTGCGGCCGCGTTGTTGGTGATCAACTCCGTCATCAGCGAAGTGGCCAAATAGATGGCAGCCAGCAATCCAATGGGTCCAAAGTCTTTTACGCTGCTGATAATCCAATCAGCAAGCAGGGAAGCTGAACCTGTTTTTTCCAGGGCTCGACTGATCCCCAATGCGGCGGCAATGACAATCAAGACATTAAGTTCTATGGAGCGCCGCGCCTCCACGACCGTGATGCTGCGGGTAAGCAACAAAACAATGGCAGCAAGAATTGCGGCCTGCAGAATGTCCAGAAAACCAAAGGCGGCAAGAGCGACCATGCCAAACAGAGACCCCAAGGAGATCATCGTTTTTTTCCGGTTTAACACCGGCATGTCGGAAACCTTGCTCACCATATAAAATTCGCGCGAGTGTTTCCAACGCTTGAAAAAGTCGTCGCCGGCCAGCAGAAGCAGGGTATCGCCAGGCTTGAGTTCCAAAAGCCCCAGACCGGCTTGAAGACGATGGCCATGGCGATGCACTGCGAGAACCGCTGCGTCGTAGCGGGCACGAAAATTCCCCTCCTTCAAGGTTTTCCCCAACATGGGTGATGATCGGGAAACAACTGCCTCCAGTACTCGCACCCGCCCGGATTTTACAAGACCGAGATTAATTGGTTCCTCACCACGCGACAACCCTGCCACCTGCTGCAAACGCATGGCCGCCTCAGCATTCCCGGAAAAAAAGAGGGTATCGCCTTCCTTCAATATCTCCTCCGGCCTCACCGGTGCCAGAGTCTCCCCATTTCTCACGATTTCCGCCAGATAGGCCTGGACGAGGTGACGCAGACCGGCTGCTTCAATCGTTCTGCCCGCCAGAGAACTGCCCTCTGGAACATGCATTTCGATCAGATATTCCCGACCGGCTCTTTGGAAGTCTTCTCCGAGATCCGTATTATCGGGCAACAGCCGATAGCCAAAGAATAAAATGAAGGCCGTTCCGGCGAGTGCGCAGGGGATCCCGATCCAGGTCAATTCAAACATGGATAAGGACCTTCCCAATGACTGCTGCAGCATGCCGTTGACAACCAGATTGGTTGAGGTTCCAATCAGCGTGCTCATTCCGCCGAAAATCGATGCGTATGAAAGCGGTATCAGAAATTTTGAAGGAGCCAGCCGATTGCGTATGGCCCAATCTCGAATCGTTGGAGTGAACATGGCAACGATAGGAGTGTTGTTGAGAAAGGCCGAAGCACCGATAACCGGTACCATCATTCTCAGAAGGGACTTTCGTCCATTGCGGCTCTTCCCCATAACCCGGTCCGCAAAAAATTCGAGCAAACCAGAGGACTGGGCTGCATATGCAACAATGAACAAAATGCCGACGGTCAACACTCCGCTGTTCGAAAAACCGCTGAGAGCTTCCTGAGGAGTCAAAACACCTGTGAGCAGCAACACGCCGAGAGCGGAGAAAACTATGACATCCGGGGCAAGGATTTCCCGGATTAACGCAAGAAGCATGAGGCCGACCACAACGAGGGTCACGATTGCATCAAATGACACAGCTTAACAACTCCCCTCCCGGGCAAAAACCACCGCTACGGTCTTGAAGAGAATTCTGAGATCCAGCCAGATAGTCCATTCATCGATGTACTTCAGATCGAGGCGGACGATCTCATCAAAATCATCGATCCGGTTGCGGCCGCTGACCTGCCACATGCCGGTGATCCCAGGACGGATGCTGATGCGTCTCCGGTGCCAGTTCTCGTACTGGGCCACTTCGCCAGGCGTGGGAGGCCGGGTTCCCACCAGACTCATTTCCCCTTTGAGGACGTTCCAGAACTGGGGCAGCTCATCGAGACTGGTCTTTCGCAGAAAATGACCCACCGGGGTGATACGGGGATCGTTCTTGATCTTGAAGATCGCCCCCTTCATTTCGTTTTGTGCCATCAGCTCCTTTTTTCGCTCCTCGGCGTCGATATACATGGAACGGAACTTCCAGCATTTAAATGTCCGTCCGGAAATCCCGACCCGCTCTTGACCAAAAAAAACGGGACCGGGATCACTTCTTTTTATGGCATAGGCGATAAAAGGGAAAAGCAGAGCCGTTATGGTCAGTCCAGCAAGCGCACCCACGATATCGAAAACGCGCTTGGCCAGAAGCTGCCCGGCATCAAAGGATTTGGAGTGAAATGTCAGGATAGGCAACTCGTTGTGAAAAAAACTGAGCTCTCGCCGAGAACGATAGACCTCGAAAAAATCGAGAACCATTCGTACGGTGATCCCTAATTCCTCCAGGTCCTTCAGGTATTCATCGGCATTGACAAGATGATCCTTCGGGAGACAAAAAATAACTTCATCCACAGGATGCTGCTTGCAGATCTCCGTCAGGTCTCGAACATGCCCGAGCACCCGATGACCGCTGATCTCCTCAGGAAAGGATCCATCGAAAACCTGGATAAAACCAAGAATTTTAAGACCGTATTCGGAATGGTCCTCGACCAGCTCGTGAAAACGTATTGCTTTTTCACGGGTCCCGACGATCAGCAGGTTACGGTAATTGTAGCCGCGCCGCCGCAGACACATCAACCCGTTACGCAGGAGTATCTTCTCTAAGGCGAGAAGCAGGAAAGAGTTACCGAGGAAGATGAGATAAAGACCGCGGCTGAATCCAAAATTATCAGTAAAATAGATAATGGAGGCCACCAAAGCTCCGCCTATCAAATGGATGTTGAACAGACGGTAGGTCAATTCAAAGCTTGAAATTCTGCGAACGGAAGAGTAAAAGCCGGCCCTGATCAGAAGAAAGAACCAGACCGGCATGACGACAAGCATGATCCAAAGGTAACCGTGCGCCGGGCGTGAAAGCCCACCCTGGAGTTGGTCCCGAATGAGATAGGCGACGAAAAAGGCGGCAAGCAGAAGAATGGCATCGACCAGGATAACCAGTTTGCGAATGAGTTTTGCTTGCTGTTTGAGCATTATGTTACCTCAGAGACCAATTAAGAATAAGACAAAAGGGGCTCTTTACCATCTCCTGTCATTTTGCCCCAACAATGCAGTGCAGTTGAAACTTATTATTATGTATTGCCGAAACTTGCCGGGTTACCATCAGAGAGAGTGATTAAAAAAAACGCCGTACTACCGATGACGGCTATAAAATTGGTTTACCTGTCATCAGGGGTGAGTTATCCGAGGATATTATTGCATCAAGCGGCGGATTGAATATCGCAGTAAACAATTTCAGTCTTTTCGGCAATGACATCCCAGTTGTTATGATTCGCCACAAAATCCCTACTTCCCCTTTTTTCAAAAGAGCCATCTAGGAAATGACAAATTTTTTCGCGGAGAGCAGCGACGTTCCCTACAGGAAACCTCTCTTCTTCCAAAGATAGTTCACAATTTGCTGGAATATCGCTGGTCAAAATGGGTAGGTCATAACTCATAGCCTCAAGAAGCGCGATTGGCAGTCCTTCATGATAGGAGGGAAGAACGAAAAGACCAGCATTGGAATAGATCTCGCCAAGTTCACTGCCTTTGATAAAGCCAGTCAAAACCACCCTCTTATCCCGCAGAGCCATTATTTTCAGCTCTTGGCTGTATTCATCCTCGTGGTCGGCATCACCAGCTATCACCAATTTCCAATCCGTATCTATTTTTTTAAACGCATTCAATAGGTCATGAAAGCCCTTTTCAGGGACAAATCTGCCTACTGTCAAAAGGTATTTTCCAGATAAAAGGTGGTATTTTTCTAGATACTCACCTGGGTTTAATATTTCAGGGAGGGGAACCCCATTAGGAATGTAAACTCCCTCTCGATGATACATCCTATTAATGCTTTGCCGAATATTTTGAGAAACGGTTATGACAGCGTTGCTAAAGCGGCACCCGACTTGTTCACCCATTCTAAGAGCAAATTTTGCTATCCTGCCCCATTTTTTACGATCGTAATCGGGTCCGTGGTGCGTCATGACAACTTTAAGACCAAGAATCTTCGCGAGAAACACCATCAAAGATGGACCGATCGCATGAATATGAACCAGGTCAAATTCCTTCCGGCGAAGGCTGATAATAAGAAGTCCGTAGGCGGTATGAAAAATAGCCTCAAGGCTCTTCTTTCTGGGAGCCCAGAGAGGGAAGACCCGAACACCCCGGTATTCGTAGGGTTCCGATTGGACGTATCCTTTTCTGGCAAAAAGGGTAACTTGATGACCTTTTATTACCAAACGGGGGTAAAGTTCCTGGCAGTGCCTCTCAACTCCACCCATAACTTCAGGTATGCCGCGTAAACCCAGAACGGCAATTTTCATTGTTCCCTCCAATAACTGAATGGAATAAAATTTTTTCAGAGTGCGAGTTTCTGACGCAGTATCCATTTAATAGGCGTCAGGACATTTTTTTTCATTGCCGGCGAGACACTTCCAATCATCCAACATTGTTTCTGACAATTTTTTACGACATCCCTTACCCGCTGTGCTTGCTCACTGGTCCAGATCTCAGAAAAAGATTGTTTTTTCAAATCACCCATGGACATCTCTTGATCGAGGCCATTGCAAGGCATAATTTTTCCGAAAGGGTCGAGAAAAAACATGTCTGTGCCTACCTCGCAGGGGAGAAAACGTTTGCCACCTCGTACATAATTTGCCATGCCATGATTGAAATAAGCCCGAAACCAATTTTTGACTTTCCATGTCTTCAAAAGCTCACATGAAATTTTTTCGAACTCACCAGCTATCATCTCACAGTCGTTGAATCCATTGTCATGTTTATGAAAATAGTAGGAGTTATGTGTAGAGGCTGTAGCAAATTCAAGCCCCATTGCATCAGCAAGGCGATAGAGGTCGATCATGTCCTTTGCATTAACATCCGAGACGGTGATACCGAACCCGAGGTCTTTCAGCCCGATTGCGCGTAGCCCCAAAAGAGATCTCAAGCCATGATCAAAACCGTTAGGAATCCCACGGAGTTTATCATTGGCAGCAGGCAAACCTTCAATAGAAACACGGAATCCGAGATCGGGATGCCTTTTGCCTAATTGGATCATTTTTTCAGTAAAATATCCGTTGGAAGAGATGACAACCCGGGCAGCCTTTTTTAAAGCTATAGCAACGATATCCTCCAAATCTTCCCTTATAAAAGGCTCACCGCCCGTAATGTTAATAAATTTCAGACCATTCGGCAGCTTCTGGACAATATCGGGAGAAATTTCATCTTCTGGCCTTGAAGGAAATTGCCAGGTGTTGCACATATGACATTGGGCATTACAACGGTAAGTAACGATGATACAAGCTTCCACAGAATTTCTCCTCATTTTTGGACGGCTTTATAGACCTCCATCAGCCGCTCATAGTGCAAATCGGGATTGAATTTAAGCTGCACTTTCCGTCGGCCTGCTTTTCCCATTAACTCCCGCTTGGTTGCATCCATTGATAGCTCACGAATTCTCAGTGCTAGCTGTTCAGCGTTCCCAGCTTCAAATGTCAATCCATCTTCACCATCTTCAATTAATTCTGGGATACCACCAATGTTGGCACCAATGACAGGTTTTGCCATAGAGAACGATTCGAGAACTGACATAGGACAGTTCTCATACCACTCGGAGGGGATTACAACAAAGGCTGCCTCCCCAATCAATTTTTTCAACTCTTCCCCGCTTTTAAATCCAAGAAATTTAACGTTTAATAAATTAAGCTCTGCTGCTTTCTTCTTTAACGCCTCTTCCTGTGGACCAGTCCCGATAAATAAAAATGGTAAATCGGGATTCAATTTTAAAGCCTGTAGCAAAGTCATGCATCCCTTCTCTTCTGAGAGCCGACCGAAATATAAACCATAACCATAATCTTGCCCGACAGGTTGATAAAAAGATGCATCAATATAATTTGGAACATATGAAATTTGTCTAGGCTCAAAGCCAAATTCAATCATTTTATCTCGATAAAATCGGCTAACAGCAATGTACTGATCAACACCCTGATAATAGCCCATTGCATAATGAAAATACATTTCGATGGTATTAATTAGACTATTAAATAAAGATCCTTTTGAACACTTATGCAAAAGACAATTATAAAACTTGCGATCCTTACAACGCTCACAAATTGATTGCTTTACGAGCATTTTATAATTTGGACAAATAGGTTTTAGGTCGTGAAGTGTTAAAATAAGGGGAATGCCCTTGTTTTTTAAAGGCCCAAAGATGGAAGGAGAAATCTGGTGTTGAAAAATATGTAAATGCGCTATATCAAAATTTTTCTTTTCTAAGAGATTTTTGATTTTACTCACTGCTTCAAAAGAGTAAATAATTTTTGTAGCTAAAGAAAATTTCGCAAAAAAATCATTTTTTTCATAATCAATATTTTCGATAAAAAACCTTTCAAATTCAGATGGAACATTATTTAGATGCTTCATGGAGAAAGGCACAACATCATGGCGATTACGCTCTAGTAACTCTTTTTCGCCAAAGAAAACAACTTCGCTCCCGCCTTTACGCCAAAAAAATTTATTTATTAATAAAATGCGCATATTAACTTTTTTACACCTTTATGCTTCTCTATAAAACATTAATACTTGACCATTGTTCCGGAATTTCAATAACGGACAAAATGTGACTTATTTCCCACCAGCGGCATTTGTTTTTAAACCGAGAAGGGCACATATGCGAAGCATAGTTGCAATTCGGAAAACTTCGAAAAGACGCACGGGAAATCCATAAATCAAAGACAGATATGATTTAACTGTTTCAAAAGCATTAACTCTTTTGGAGGAAACTTCATAGTTCAAACTTTTTAACAAGTCGCCGGAAATACATTCGAACTGCAAAATTTCCTTTTCAGACATTTTGCTCTTCCACTTACCAGAGGACGAAGGGCTGATGGGTTTGAAAATCAGGTCTGAGTGATGAGTTCCAATAAAATCATGACTTGTTTTCCAAAAATTAAGCATTTCCTCCTCATATTTGAGGCCTAAAAAGGAACAGACTTTTTGCAAAATTTCATTTGGCGAAACAAGAACATCCTCAAATCGGATTTCCATGGATTGGCCTGGGGGGAATTTAGCTAATGATTTCCTTGCTTTTAAAACTTTATGTTTCCATTCTAGTGCAGCAACAGAAATGTTTTTCCGACCGGCCATTTTTCGCCGGCTCAAATAAACGTCTCGTCCATCCCTTATAATATGAATAAATTTCGCCTTTGGAAATATCTTAGAAAGTTGCTCAATTTTCCTAAAAAAACTAGGCGTTTTATCTCCCCAATATAATTTTCCTGTGGATCTAGCAAATTCATGATAAAGCGAAGAGAAAAGAAAATCCAAAGGACATTCTTTTTTATCGAAAAGTTCTTTCAGTATTTTTTCATGGTCTATATTCCATTCCACAAGTTGCGAGTTTTTTTTAAGATAAGTCAAAAATTTCTTTAGTTTAGTTCCCTTCAAGGGGTCTGAACATATAAGTGTTTTGGTTTTTAACAAAGGCATCCAGAAAGTTCCCTCCTCTGGGATCGCCACCTGTGAATGAGCATTTAGTAAAAGACGAAATAATGTTGTACCTGATCTTTGAGATCCGATAATGAAAAAAGGTTCCATTTTTTCTTTCACCATTCTCACTTTAAATTGTTATTTTTTTTGTAATTTTTCAGATTATCCATGAAATTTTTTTCGATTTCGGATGAGAAATATTCTCCCCCAGGAATCATGTTATGCAATTTATACCTCAAGATAATGTCTGGCTTATATTTATTAATCAAAAGCCATCTTTCTTTTTCTTCAGAAATGCTCATTTTCCAGCGATCATCTCTGTGAACCATTAAACCGAAATTTTTATCTGAACCAGAGATTTGAGATTTAAACTCTTTGACAAAAGATTCAATATTTGCACCTTGTATGGGCGGAAGGGTCTCTAAAGAGATGAAATCGATAAAGGGACTTTTACTCAATTTTAAAAGGTCTACCCCTCGTTCCCTACCCCATGCACCAAGGTTGTGTACTTTGGACACTTTAAAACTAGGATCTTCAATTTTGTGATATGAAAGAAGCCACTGATGTAGACCAAAATACATTACCCCATACCACTCAGGATTATTTGAATTATTTTTATTTACAATTTCAGCAACCGGCTCAATCCAATTTTTTAAAAATTGCTCGCAAAGAAAATCATACCATGCCTTCCATACGCCCGTTGGCTTTGCAATATCAACAAATTTTTGGCCAGATTTAATTTTTTCAGGAACATCATACCCAGGAAAATATTTGGTTTGCCCTTTACCATTCGGAACCATTTCAGGTTTAGATACGGGGAATTTATCGACAATTTTTCCTCTGTAATAAACTCCATTATTGACACAATATGATTTCCAAGAACTATAAACTGCCGGGCTGTAACTCGCCGTTTCCCAATAATTGAAGCGAAGGTTATTTTTTCTTTTGCCCAAGTATGGTATGTGATCTTCGTTAAAAAAGTATCCACTCACTAAGCCTTGCATTTTTCTAAGATATTTTTCCTCATATTCTCTCAAAAACCATTGAACTGCTGCTGGATTTAGCTTATCAAAAACCGCAGATCCATTTTTTTTTGCTTTAATAATGGTCCCATCTGGCTTCATAACATAAGCTTGAAATTCGCACGGTATCTCATAATTTTGTAAGAACCGTTCCGTTAACCTCCATGAAGAAATCCAAAGATCTATTTTAAATTTTTCAGCTTCTTGAGCTACCGACCTATGCAACTCAACATCCTCAGGTGTGTATTTTATTGGATAAAACTCCAGACCATCAATTTTTCCTTCTATTTTACTAAAAATTTCCTTAGCATCTTTAATATTATGAACTTCGTTCCCTTTTAGATTATCTTTTGTCGATAGAAACTGAACAAGGAGATAGCCCTTTTGTAATGGTCTTTGCGCGCCAGCCTTTTCTGGCATTACAAAAATCAATACAATTAAAGAAAGAAAAATTACTTTATCCAAAGTATTCCTCCTTTCTATTTTTATTATAAATAGATATATAAATTCCAGACAAAGAAAAATACGTAAATGTGAGGAACGCACAATTTATACCACCAGCCAATCCCATGATAAATATACAAAAAATAAATACATAAAATGTCTTCCCGAAAATCTCCATTTCCTTATTATCAATTCTTTTATAAAATCTACTGGCTTTCCTTAGGACCAAAAAGATTGATACAAAGATAGCTACAAATAAGATTCCTCCAATTATACCCATATCCGCAAAAAGGCCTACCCAGAATTGATCGAGGCCTTTTTGTTGATAAACTTGCTCTTTGAAGGATTTCGGCCATTTATCATAGTAAGGGCTTTCGAAAATGACAGATGCTACGCCACCAAACATGCCAGGTCCAATACCCGAAAAAGGATGGTCATTTATTATCTCGATTGCCTGCAAGAAAGTAAAATATCTAAAATATCTGCTTTCGTCCAACGAGCCAGACATATTTGCCGAACTTGTGATACCTCCCCAATAAACAATTACTGCAATGCTTGCACAAACAATTAAAGGCGTCATTATGCAAACTATTTTTTTATTTATTTTAACTATCGCCAAAAACATAAGAATGAAACAGATCCATGCTTGTCTTGACAAAGATAGTAATACAAGAATTAAAATTAAAGTAAGTTTAGAATAATAAAATTTTTGTTTATTTTTTGCATAAACTAAGAAAAAAGCTAGTGCCCCATAGATACCTATATAATTCCAATTACCATTTCCAGTGAACGAGATTACTCTATACAGGCCGAATCTCTGGGTATCATCAACGAGAATATTTATTCCTAAATTAAAACCTAAAGCTAATATTTCGCCGATAATACCCCCAAAAGATAAAACTACGGCCACTAGAATTGTAGCGCTTACGCATTTTCTAAAATCGTTTATATCAAAACTTAACCATGCAAAAAGAATGATTACTGCTACATTTTTTAAATATCCGTAAATTCCCAAAAACCCTTGCATGCTTCCCGTGTTATTAACAAATACCCATAGAATTCCGCAAAACAGGAAAGAAATGATCCATTTGAAAAATGGATAATTATTAAGGCGATAATTTCTGGGATTAAGTAACAAAAAGGAAACTAGAACCAATGTAAAAAATAAAAAACTAGCTTCGTCAATCTGGCCAAACATTTTTATTGGTAAAGGAATTGCTACTTGGTCTTTTCCCCCCGAAATGACCGTCTCAGGAAATTTCTGAAATGGGAGCAAAACCAAAATAAAGACGGCAACTCCTTTTAACACTCTTGCAAATTTAATCCTTCGGTAAATCAGGGATTTCTTCTCATCGCAAATGACCCCTTTGTCAACCGGATAATTAGAATTCATATCCTGCCTTGCGAGCAACGATTCTGGTTGTCCTTTCAATACTTATTATTTCCTTTTCAGAAAGGTTTTCCTTATATTTGTAATTCATGTCTTTCATTTTTCCGACTGACTTTAGGTATTCATGTGCTTTTTTAGATTCAGATAGTCCTACAAAATCGTAAATTTTATTTAAATGCTCGTGCGGAGACTTAACAAAATCTTCGTATTTTAGCTCCAAATACCTATCCTCGCCTGCAATTTCTTTCTCCTGCCATGAAATTTCGAGAATCCGTTTCCATTGAATGGCGGCAAGAACTGCAGAAGATTTTCCGCTTTCAATCCACTCAAGGATATAATTCTCCGGAAGACCGCCTTCCCACCAAGGGGATTGCAATCCATTTTCCCTCCAGAAACTTATATT includes these proteins:
- a CDS encoding SLC13 family permease, which produces MTLVVVGLMLLALIREILAPDVIVFSALGVLLLTGVLTPQEALSGFSNSGVLTVGILFIVAYAAQSSGLLEFFADRVMGKSRNGRKSLLRMMVPVIGASAFLNNTPIVAMFTPTIRDWAIRNRLAPSKFLIPLSYASIFGGMSTLIGTSTNLVVNGMLQQSLGRSLSMFELTWIGIPCALAGTAFILFFGYRLLPDNTDLGEDFQRAGREYLIEMHVPEGSSLAGRTIEAAGLRHLVQAYLAEIVRNGETLAPVRPEEILKEGDTLFFSGNAEAAMRLQQVAGLSRGEEPINLGLVKSGRVRVLEAVVSRSSPMLGKTLKEGNFRARYDAAVLAVHRHGHRLQAGLGLLELKPGDTLLLLAGDDFFKRWKHSREFYMVSKVSDMPVLNRKKTMISLGSLFGMVALAAFGFLDILQAAILAAIVLLLTRSITVVEARRSIELNVLIVIAAALGISRALEKTGSASLLADWIISSVKDFGPIGLLAAIYLATSLMTELITNNAAAALVFPIAIAAAGQSGFDPMPFVIAVAIGASASFSTPIGYQTNLMVYGPGGYRFKDFLRVGIPLNLLFMAVAIGIIPLIWKF
- a CDS encoding sugar transferase — protein: MLKQQAKLIRKLVILVDAILLLAAFFVAYLIRDQLQGGLSRPAHGYLWIMLVVMPVWFFLLIRAGFYSSVRRISSFELTYRLFNIHLIGGALVASIIYFTDNFGFSRGLYLIFLGNSFLLLALEKILLRNGLMCLRRRGYNYRNLLIVGTREKAIRFHELVEDHSEYGLKILGFIQVFDGSFPEEISGHRVLGHVRDLTEICKQHPVDEVIFCLPKDHLVNADEYLKDLEELGITVRMVLDFFEVYRSRRELSFFHNELPILTFHSKSFDAGQLLAKRVFDIVGALAGLTITALLFPFIAYAIKRSDPGPVFFGQERVGISGRTFKCWKFRSMYIDAEERKKELMAQNEMKGAIFKIKNDPRITPVGHFLRKTSLDELPQFWNVLKGEMSLVGTRPPTPGEVAQYENWHRRRISIRPGITGMWQVSGRNRIDDFDEIVRLDLKYIDEWTIWLDLRILFKTVAVVFAREGSC
- a CDS encoding glycosyltransferase family 4 protein, whose protein sequence is MKIAVLGLRGIPEVMGGVERHCQELYPRLVIKGHQVTLFARKGYVQSEPYEYRGVRVFPLWAPRKKSLEAIFHTAYGLLIISLRRKEFDLVHIHAIGPSLMVFLAKILGLKVVMTHHGPDYDRKKWGRIAKFALRMGEQVGCRFSNAVITVSQNIRQSINRMYHREGVYIPNGVPLPEILNPGEYLEKYHLLSGKYLLTVGRFVPEKGFHDLLNAFKKIDTDWKLVIAGDADHEDEYSQELKIMALRDKRVVLTGFIKGSELGEIYSNAGLFVLPSYHEGLPIALLEAMSYDLPILTSDIPANCELSLEEERFPVGNVAALREKICHFLDGSFEKRGSRDFVANHNNWDVIAEKTEIVYCDIQSAA
- a CDS encoding radical SAM protein, encoding MEACIIVTYRCNAQCHMCNTWQFPSRPEDEISPDIVQKLPNGLKFINITGGEPFIREDLEDIVAIALKKAARVVISSNGYFTEKMIQLGKRHPDLGFRVSIEGLPAANDKLRGIPNGFDHGLRSLLGLRAIGLKDLGFGITVSDVNAKDMIDLYRLADAMGLEFATASTHNSYYFHKHDNGFNDCEMIAGEFEKISCELLKTWKVKNWFRAYFNHGMANYVRGGKRFLPCEVGTDMFFLDPFGKIMPCNGLDQEMSMGDLKKQSFSEIWTSEQAQRVRDVVKNCQKQCWMIGSVSPAMKKNVLTPIKWILRQKLAL
- a CDS encoding glycosyltransferase family 4 protein, with amino-acid sequence MRILLINKFFWRKGGSEVVFFGEKELLERNRHDVVPFSMKHLNNVPSEFERFFIENIDYEKNDFFAKFSLATKIIYSFEAVSKIKNLLEKKNFDIAHLHIFQHQISPSIFGPLKNKGIPLILTLHDLKPICPNYKMLVKQSICERCKDRKFYNCLLHKCSKGSLFNSLINTIEMYFHYAMGYYQGVDQYIAVSRFYRDKMIEFGFEPRQISYVPNYIDASFYQPVGQDYGYGLYFGRLSEEKGCMTLLQALKLNPDLPFLFIGTGPQEEALKKKAAELNLLNVKFLGFKSGEELKKLIGEAAFVVIPSEWYENCPMSVLESFSMAKPVIGANIGGIPELIEDGEDGLTFEAGNAEQLALRIRELSMDATKRELMGKAGRRKVQLKFNPDLHYERLMEVYKAVQK
- a CDS encoding sulfotransferase, with the translated sequence MVKEKMEPFFIIGSQRSGTTLFRLLLNAHSQVAIPEEGTFWMPLLKTKTLICSDPLKGTKLKKFLTYLKKNSQLVEWNIDHEKILKELFDKKECPLDFLFSSLYHEFARSTGKLYWGDKTPSFFRKIEQLSKIFPKAKFIHIIRDGRDVYLSRRKMAGRKNISVAALEWKHKVLKARKSLAKFPPGQSMEIRFEDVLVSPNEILQKVCSFLGLKYEEEMLNFWKTSHDFIGTHHSDLIFKPISPSSSGKWKSKMSEKEILQFECISGDLLKSLNYEVSSKRVNAFETVKSYLSLIYGFPVRLFEVFRIATMLRICALLGLKTNAAGGK
- a CDS encoding O-antigen ligase family protein → MKGQPESLLARQDMNSNYPVDKGVICDEKKSLIYRRIKFARVLKGVAVFILVLLPFQKFPETVISGGKDQVAIPLPIKMFGQIDEASFLFFTLVLVSFLLLNPRNYRLNNYPFFKWIISFLFCGILWVFVNNTGSMQGFLGIYGYLKNVAVIILFAWLSFDINDFRKCVSATILVAVVLSFGGIIGEILALGFNLGINILVDDTQRFGLYRVISFTGNGNWNYIGIYGALAFFLVYAKNKQKFYYSKLTLILILVLLSLSRQAWICFILMFLAIVKINKKIVCIMTPLIVCASIAVIVYWGGITSSANMSGSLDESRYFRYFTFLQAIEIINDHPFSGIGPGMFGGVASVIFESPYYDKWPKSFKEQVYQQKGLDQFWVGLFADMGIIGGILFVAIFVSIFLVLRKASRFYKRIDNKEMEIFGKTFYVFIFCIFIMGLAGGINCAFLTFTYFSLSGIYISIYNKNRKEEYFG